A window from Triticum aestivum cultivar Chinese Spring chromosome 6D, IWGSC CS RefSeq v2.1, whole genome shotgun sequence encodes these proteins:
- the LOC123141894 gene encoding signal peptidase complex catalytic subunit SEC11A isoform X2, translating into MKIRHVLTRSITFLVMVLVLLVLVPEGMMLVTGVKSPAMAVLSESMEPAIKKGDMVFVHNMSNEPFREGEVVLFKVDGFEHLIVHRVIKVYEHRDTREIRILTKGDNNSVDDRFLYASGQLWLQPHDIIGRVAGYLPYAGWPSVFISEAYKVSLFLLMKDVAEWWKHYNSRSTMGNNVTTADLCGLPP; encoded by the exons ATGAAGATCCGGCATGTGCTCACCCGATCCATCACCTTCCTCG TTATGGTCCTTGTGTTGTTGGTGTTGGTGCCCGAGGGAATGATGCTAGTGACGGGTGTCAAGTCACCGGCGATGGCGGTTTTGTCGGAAAGTATGGAGCCTGCAATTAAAAAG GGCGATATGGTGTTTGTGCACAACATGAGCAATGAACCTTTCCGCGAAGGAGAGGTCGTTCTTTTCAAAGTTGATGGCTTTGAACATCTAATTGTCCATCGTGTGATCAAG GTTTACGAGCATCGAGACACTCGAGAAATCCGAATACTCACCAAAGGAGACAACAATTCAGTGGATGACCGATTTCTCTATGCGAGCGGGCAGCTTTGGCTTCAACCGCATGACATTATTGGACGGGTTGCAGG CTATCTGCCATATGCTGGATGGCCTAGTGTCTTCATCAGTGAAGCTTATAAG GTCTCTCTTTTTCTTCTTATGAAAGATGTTGCTGAATGGTGGAAGCACTACAACTCCAGAAGTACTATGGGTAACAATGTAACCACGGCAGATTTATGTGGGTTGCCTCCATAG
- the LOC123141895 gene encoding signal peptidase complex catalytic subunit SEC11C isoform X1, with translation MKIRHVLTRSITSLVMVLVLLVLVPEGMMLVTGVKSPAMAVLSESMEPAIKKGDMVFVHNMSNEPFREGEVVLFKVDGFEHPIVHRVIKVYEHRDTGEIRILTKGDNDSVDDRFLYASGQLWLQPHDIIGRVAGYLPYAGWPSVFISEAYKMLLNGGSTTTPEVLWVTM, from the exons ATGAAGATCCGGCATGTGCTCACCCGATCCATCACCTCCCTCG TTATGGTCCTTGTGTTGTTGGTGTTGGTGCCCGAGGGAATGATGCTAGTGACGGGTGTCAAGTCACCGGCGATGGCGGTTTTGTCGGAAAGTATGGAGCCTGCAATTAAAAAG GGCGATATGGTGTTTGTGCACAACATGAGCAATGAACCTTTCCGCGAAGGAGAGGTCGTTCTTTTCAAAGTTGATGGCTTTGAACATCCAATTGTCCATCGTGTGATCAAG GTTTACGAGCATCGAGATACTGGAGAAATCCGAATACTCACCAAAGGAGACAACGATTCAGTGGATGACCGATTTCTCTATGCGAGCGGGCAGCTTTGGCTTCAACCGCATGACATTATTGGACGGGTTGCAGG CTATCTGCCATATGCTGGATGGCCTAGTGTCTTCATCAGTGAAGCTTATAAG ATGTTGCTGAATGGTGGAAGCACTACAACTCCAGAAGTACTATGGGTAACAATGTAA
- the LOC123142669 gene encoding putative ripening-related protein 5: MGPGSGARDVRRRPNLADTKLKRSGHYETSNSPDCCVDDKQYLQFLCTPPVSSATWAVLTVNGFGKGKDGGLPSECDGAYHDDSEMAVALFTGWFSGMSRCGRSIKITAKGGSSMHAKVVDECDSVHGCDAEHNYEEPCAYNVVDASPVVWDALGLDQSIGLQDVTWSDE, from the exons ATGGGACCGGGCAGCGGCGCGAGGGACGTGCGGCGGAGGCCCAACCTGGCTGATACCAAGTTGAAGAG GTCCGGGCACTACGAGACGAGCAACAGCCCGGACTGCTGCGTCGACGACAAGCAGTACTTGCAGTTCCTCTGCACGCCGCCCGTCTCCTCCGCCACCTGGGCCGTCCTCACGGTCAACGGCTTCGGCAAGGGCAAGGACGGTGGCCTCCCGTCCGAGTGCGACGGCGCGTACCACGACGACTCGGAGATGGCCGTCGCGCTCTTCACCGGCTGGTTCAGCGGCATGTCCCGCTGCGGCCGCAGCATCAAGATCACGGCGAAGGGCGGCAGCTCCATGCACGCCAAGGTGGTGGACGAGTGCGACTCCGTCCACGGTTGCGACGCCGAGCACAACTACGAGGAGCCATGCGCCTACAACGTCGTGGACGCCTCGCCGGTGGTGTGGGACGCCCTAGGCCTCGACCAGAGCATCGGTTTGCAGGATGTCACCTGGTCTGATGAGTAA
- the LOC123142668 gene encoding putative ripening-related protein 5 encodes MAIVLLATLSASHTASCLVRPHDVVGCQPSGYLPGRSGHCETSNSPDCCVDGKQYLQFLCSPPVSSATWAVLTVNGFGKGKDGGLPSECDGAYHDDSEMVVALSTGWFSGMSRCGRSIKITAKGGSSMHAKVVDECDSVHGCDAEHNYEEPCAYNVVDASPAVWDALGLDHIIGLQDVTWSDE; translated from the coding sequence ATGGCCATCGTCCTCCTCGCCACGCTCTCGGCCTCCCACACCGCGTCATGCCTGGTTCGGCCGCACGACGTCGTCGGCTGCCAGCCCAGCGGGTACCTCCCGGGCAGGTCCGGGCACTGCGAGACGAGCAACAGCCCGGACTGCTGCGTCGACGGCAAGCAGTACCTGCAGTTCCTCTGCTCGCCGCCCGTCTCCTCCGCCACCTGGGCCGTCCTCACGGTCAACGGCTTCGGCAAGGGCAAGGACGGCGGCCTCCCATCCGAGTGCGACGGCGCGTACCACGACGACTCGGAGATGGTCGTCGCGCTCTCCACCGGCTGGTTCAGCGGCATGTCCCGCTGCGGCCGCAGCATCAAGATCACGGCGAAGGGCGGCAGCTCCATGCACGCCAAGGTGGTGGACGAGTGCGACTCCGTCCACGGTTGCGACGCCGAGCACAACTACGAAGAGCCATGCGCCTACAACGTCGTGGACGCCTCGCCGGCAGTGTGGGACGCCCTAGGCCTCGACCATATCATCGGTTTGCAGGATGTCACCTGGTCTGATGAGTAA
- the LOC123141895 gene encoding signal peptidase complex catalytic subunit SEC11A isoform X2 has product MKIRHVLTRSITSLVMVLVLLVLVPEGMMLVTGVKSPAMAVLSESMEPAIKKGDMVFVHNMSNEPFREGEVVLFKVDGFEHPIVHRVIKVYEHRDTGEIRILTKGDNDSVDDRFLYASGQLWLQPHDIIGRVAGYLPYAGWPSVFISEAYKVSLFLLMKDVAEWWKHYNSRSTMGNNVTAADLCGLPP; this is encoded by the exons ATGAAGATCCGGCATGTGCTCACCCGATCCATCACCTCCCTCG TTATGGTCCTTGTGTTGTTGGTGTTGGTGCCCGAGGGAATGATGCTAGTGACGGGTGTCAAGTCACCGGCGATGGCGGTTTTGTCGGAAAGTATGGAGCCTGCAATTAAAAAG GGCGATATGGTGTTTGTGCACAACATGAGCAATGAACCTTTCCGCGAAGGAGAGGTCGTTCTTTTCAAAGTTGATGGCTTTGAACATCCAATTGTCCATCGTGTGATCAAG GTTTACGAGCATCGAGATACTGGAGAAATCCGAATACTCACCAAAGGAGACAACGATTCAGTGGATGACCGATTTCTCTATGCGAGCGGGCAGCTTTGGCTTCAACCGCATGACATTATTGGACGGGTTGCAGG CTATCTGCCATATGCTGGATGGCCTAGTGTCTTCATCAGTGAAGCTTATAAG GTCTCTCTTTTTCTTCTTATGAAAGATGTTGCTGAATGGTGGAAGCACTACAACTCCAGAAGTACTATGGGTAACAATGTAACCGCGGCAGATTTATGTGGGTTGCCTCCATAG
- the LOC123141894 gene encoding signal peptidase complex catalytic subunit SEC11C isoform X1: MKIRHVLTRSITFLVMVLVLLVLVPEGMMLVTGVKSPAMAVLSESMEPAIKKGDMVFVHNMSNEPFREGEVVLFKVDGFEHLIVHRVIKVYEHRDTREIRILTKGDNNSVDDRFLYASGQLWLQPHDIIGRVAGYLPYAGWPSVFISEAYKMLLNGGSTTTPEVLWVTM, translated from the exons ATGAAGATCCGGCATGTGCTCACCCGATCCATCACCTTCCTCG TTATGGTCCTTGTGTTGTTGGTGTTGGTGCCCGAGGGAATGATGCTAGTGACGGGTGTCAAGTCACCGGCGATGGCGGTTTTGTCGGAAAGTATGGAGCCTGCAATTAAAAAG GGCGATATGGTGTTTGTGCACAACATGAGCAATGAACCTTTCCGCGAAGGAGAGGTCGTTCTTTTCAAAGTTGATGGCTTTGAACATCTAATTGTCCATCGTGTGATCAAG GTTTACGAGCATCGAGACACTCGAGAAATCCGAATACTCACCAAAGGAGACAACAATTCAGTGGATGACCGATTTCTCTATGCGAGCGGGCAGCTTTGGCTTCAACCGCATGACATTATTGGACGGGTTGCAGG CTATCTGCCATATGCTGGATGGCCTAGTGTCTTCATCAGTGAAGCTTATAAG ATGTTGCTGAATGGTGGAAGCACTACAACTCCAGAAGTACTATGGGTAACAATGTAA